The nucleotide sequence aacttgagtctatttgggccctaaacCTAAACCTTAGGTCAGAAGttcgtaaggtaaagtacccttactcgaccgggttcctctattcgaccggtgggtaaatttttgaatatttgatggtgaatttcatcaatttctatgaatttgtcactgattcgtattatttaaagaataattgacctattaatgttagatcatacacaaaatattatagcaaatataattaaattgaataaataaatctaccggtcgaatagaggaaccggtcgaataaagggtactttaccttataagttTCTGAAGACGTCAGCCTTCGAAACAATTAGCGTGATTAGCGTCATGGCAGGTAGTCAGTTTTagaacaagaaatatttttcagtgtttaaatttttgtcaaagAAATCCGAGTATTCAGTTTAAAATATGAGAAATTATTACTTTTGGAACagtgtaaaatttttttttggactagACCTAGACGAAGTTTGGTGAAGTAAATTCAAGATCTAGTCGGGGAACGTGTCAGAATAGACTCTGAAAACCTTTCTAAAGTGGCGGGGAAGATCGTAATGCGTCGTAGGTAGTGAGCTAACCAGAATGTTCTACTCGTGAGAACCGAGAAGAGAAACAACCTTAAGAATCAGTTCCTTTCTCGGAGAATCCAACTAATAGAAATGTTCTAAAATTCTATTCTGCGACTTTTTGATTGGGGTACAATGTGCGGTAATCTAGGATCAtttctaatttgaaattttgagatttccttacTGTGAATGATGACGAAAGGGAAAAAGTAGACTACAAAGTACGAGCCTTACAAAAGTTATAagtttataaatcaaaaattttattagttaatAAAATGTTAAGTACTGTGCATAGGAAcacttattaatttaaaattaagttttcaacggccattttaataagaaacttatttataaataagtaagctggttactgtgcataggttttcttatttattaacgAATTAATAAATCGACTAGTTACTGTGTATACCCCCCCGTAATtaggatagacaaaataattgtgtatctaaataaaataattgtaaggaccagcttcatttagaaatagacgaaaaagtcgtataacaatctagccccacagctcaaagtagccccacttctccctactcAATTCCTTCAGGACGTTCatacactattttttatttgctgctggtcaaaatttaatgaaatttaaaggTGGTTGATGGTTTACTGAGCAGTTGCCAAAAGTGGGAAAGAGTGGCCATTAAGTGGACAATTTTGAATTGATATACAGAAAATGTGTTGAATAATTAAGGTTTAGGAACTTATCTAGACTAGATCTATTGCTGAATATTTCTTctgactaatttaaaaaaaaagcaactgaaaattaaattgagaaatttttggaCACTTCTTGGGGAATCTAACGCGCAAATTGTGGCACAAATTTTAGTCgttggaattaaaaaaaaaagtaagaggAATTTGGCCACTAAAGGACTTTTGTTTGGACAAGGGCCTATCTCACacagttttattttttctttctttctttttttgtattttctgtattttttatttatttaatttttgtgtgCTGAAAACATTGCCCAATTTGTGAAACAAAAGATTCTCTAGTGGCTAGATTAGAAAAcctctgaatttttttttagttttgtgtGATGAAAAAAGCACAAATAAATAATTCCGCGACTTGTTTGTGTTTACAGAGCGCATATCCAATGATACGATCAAAGAATTGACCACATCATCACAGAAATTGCGGGCTTTCCTTAAGGAAAATTACCCAGAATGCTTGAATGGGCGACAACATGCCAAGAGACGCAGATCGAGCAGTGTAAGTAGTAGTTCATCATCAGCCAAAAGGGTGAGGTACAACAGTAGCAATTCCTCCCCATATTCCGTTGTTTCAAAAGCACACCGTGGTGTACTTAAGGAAATCAATGCCAGAAAGTCATCGTATACGGTGGAAGCGATAAGGGAGATAAATGCTATTGGCAAGAGCCCAGTGTTCAATGTTAAATGGGTTGGGTACAGTGAGAAGAAGAATACATGGGAGCCACTTGAACATGTGAAATCTTGTGCGGTGTTTGAAGAATGGCTGGAGCATGAATTGGCGGAGAATAAGGAGACAATTGAGGAGATTATGAGGGAGATTGAGACGAGTACTGATGAACTGGAAGGTTTGGAAGATCCAAAGACACGTACAAAAGTGAATGATACAATGATGGTTAAACTGTCAAAATACGATGGATTTCTACTGGATAGCTACCTTCTCCTCTTGGCACTTCATCGGATTACCGGTACGAGGAATGCCAAGTTGACAAGGCATATGCAAAGTACAGCTAGGAAGCAGCTGGAACTGAGAAAGCTCCATAGGGATCGTCAGGAGCAACTAAAGGCGCTGGGAGAATGGGAAGCAGAACTCAATCGAATTGACAAGTTTGGGGGAATTATGGTGGTCAATGAAGTGGATCTGGAGATGCCACCGACAAATTTTCACTATATCAACAAGAGTTTTGCCGGTGCCAATATCGATATCCCGGATGATCCTCTAATTGGATGCGAATGTGAGGATGGATGCAATGGACGAACACAGTGCTGTGGCAAGATGTCCGGATCCTCGCTGTTTGCCTACACCAAAAAACGCCTCAGACTGCCCGAAGGGACTCCAATCTACGAATGCAACCGAAGATGCAAATGTGGCGAAGAATGCCCAAATCGTGTGGCACAGAATGGCAGAAAATTCCGCCTGTGCATCTTCAAAACTGATAACGGACGCGGTTGGGGTGTCAGGACACTGGAAACAATCTATCCGGGACAATTTATTGGGGAATATGTGGGAGAGATTATTACCCATGATGAAGCTGAAACCCGTGGGCAGTTGTATGATGAAAGGGGTGTTACTTATCTCTTCGATTTGGACTTCAATGGAGCCGATCAACCCTATTCGGTGGATGCCATTGAATATGGCAATGCTACGCACTTCATCAATCACTCTTGTGATCCAAATTGCGGTGTCTGGGCCGTATACGTGGATTGTCTGGATCCAAATATCCCTCATTTGTGCCTCTTTGCCCTGAGACGCATCGCAGCTGGGGAAGAACTCAGCTTTGACTACATCAAAGGAGTTTCCGGGGAGGGTAAACAACTCGGAAGATGCCTCTGTGGTACAGAGAAATGCCGTCAATTCGTCTtctaggaaaaaaaaaaactgaagaagtgttcaaaaatcaatttctataaaaataattgtatgaagttttaggacagaatcacattgacaataaaatgctcgccgtagtctaaccgtatttcgttaatttacgcattttcattggaattcttacgcaaattctcgattaccatattaccttatctaatactcggtggcactgggtgaaaataatataaggaaattgaagaaataaaacggaaatttgataaacggtgagcaaagaaaactgtacagttttctttgctcaccgtttatcgaattttcgttttatttcttcaattttcctatattattttcacccagtgccaccgagtatgagataaggtaatacggtaatcgagattttgcgtaaaaattgcaatgaaaatgcgtaaattaacgaaatacggtgagcattttactgtcaatgtgattctgcccttagatgAGAGagattacaacaaaaaaaattactgatttttttccattttgataATATTAGAATGCTgagccatattttttttttaattacggtTAGGTGAATGTTAGAAGAAGAAAACATTAgtgtaaatgtcctaattcaaaaccatttccagacgctttatctttgacagaagattcatattttttctaaagagaattacataaatttgctccttgactcttctagaatgctactgtttagtgaaaattcttcaaatataatctgaaaacttcttaaatacaagaaaaatacgcgagtgtaaaatgcttctattggaaacaaattaattcaaatggagacaagggaaattttctaattggagaccaATAAGTGtcagtgaaaccgcgacgaaaagcttccaaaaccttgttgagttgctcctgagcgcagaatttgttcttattcctggtcttttcgctttatttggagcaaaattaactaaatattgaaactgtggtataaaaaatataaaaatatagtaattcagtactgtatttattacgAAAACAGTAaggtttccatttggaatagcgaaaaatttccatttggagcaggttttgaattagcttaatttaccctacacaTGTCTAGGaatatttgaagtttttttttttaattttgaaaataaagtacATTGATGCCCattattttggcaaaaaaaaacctatgagcagtaaaaaattaaattttggtcaataaaaaacttaaatctcaaaaaatggtttaattttcaataatatccAAGATGGttacaggaaaaattaaaaaaaaaaacttgtttccTTCATGATGATTTCACTGCAGACCAATTTTagctttttactgctcattaaTACAGTGcctattattaaatatttggcctaccaaaattatttcattattttaaaaaatataataaatctgAAATAATAATCGAATTAAGaaatatgttatttttaatACAGAATCCCAgtcgaaataaaattttcaatataaatgtgTTTGTAGATTTCTTTTTGGAACATTAAAAAAACAGCGATAAGCTTAGGTAAGCTTttggtagttgagattctttacaggctaCCTTGAAATGCATACTGCTGCTCTGGGTAAAGAATTGCGTCGAGCAAACGGTTCTTGGCCAGCGAAATAGATAAAATTGGCtcaacgcgattctttaccctcaaaattcaattcacaatcaaattttcacgcatttcgaggtcacctgtaaagaatctcagctaccataagcttatctgggcttatcactggtcattttctattttaaatagtctgagtggggaaggccaacagaagaaaaaaaagttcattgaaatcggttaataaacattagagatagagtccggaccatatggatatagtaagggtccggggtacagtgggttggtgtagagacggatggggtccgggtcaaaatcccgaaagccaaaatcccaaattcttaaaagtgtcatagctactcctgcggttgctggaggcaaagggaaatcttctgtgtcttgggaaattattctaaactttttcctccatataattttatccttttcacgaatttgaacattcgggattttggctttcgggattttggccttttcgcaattttggcgttcgggatttcgctttcgggattttggctttcgggattttggctaccaTCGGACGGATGATACCCATCAGTAGgaagatctcgatctcagatacaatataggctaaaatttcatcgaaatcccttcataaacaCAGAACATGCAGTCCGggcaagacatttttggttataactcgggtcagggaacatcgatgGAGGAGGGCGActcaccgttggaaaggtctcgacctcagctacaacatattcaaatttaaagaaaaagcatcgtttagttttcaaaatattcgagaaaacaccaaaattttttttaagtccgataattagaaccgggaATATgtccatttgaaaatttaatttttgaccccttgtagctcgggtcaggggggtcaagttaccttaagtttagtactgatcgaaagctcttaggcccagctataacatactaaaatttgagatcgatcgattccataggggctgagttacttagaaaacaaaatttaggggtattccaaaatggcggaaggggagTGGGGGGTGAATCTtccatcacctacttctagccgcccatcgacatttaacctttgacgaaaaccgcaagtcgacatctctctccgttctctctccagaagtggttatacgacggacggacggatggacgagacgtccacgaaaatcgatttttatgcCTTTGCCACAACTTTTAGctcgataaaatttcatgaaattgaaattttcattcctttctttttcaaaagatttacaTGTgtttatctcactctttcggactcaaaattggactgaactaaatttaatttcgtgtgatgttcaaaagaagaaggagagtacaaaagagtaggatagacatatgcaaaacttttaaggaagaaagagatgtgaattttcatcttatgaaattttcctgatctaaaaggtgtgccggagccattagcacacatgattttcgtgatctatgagtgtcaaaacgtgtaaatccaaaatttgggaccgatctgacgaggtcggatttcacctgtgaccacaaaagctgagattgtaaagaatctcagctaaaaatctCGTCCGACACTGGATAAGGAATTTGTGTTAAGGCTATCACTCAgccttatttattattattaaggcATTATTTAAGGCCTTAACGCTAAGATTTGACAAATAGGTTTTAATTGAGGACAAGGCATATGGTTTGTTTTTAGGAAAGCCTCCTTTGAGTCGTCCTCTACAAATTTGTTCAGGAGACACAAAGGACTCCAAAAATACTGGCTTCAGAAGTAAATTGGAGCAAGTCGACACAGGGACGCAAAAAATTTGACGGTCATTATGTTTCTACAGCGCTCTTTagagactagaggtttagccctgatcccgaaggtctcaaaatactAAGTATAGAGTATTTGTATtggtttttgagaacctaataggtaatttatctttaataatacaatcataagttaattaaaaaaaaaaacatgattgataaaaaattagagcagttaagccaaatggctaatccttaggtctgaagctcgtataagtcAGTACAGATGTATAACTTTTTATTTGCTCTGAAACTCGATTTTgcttttttgattattttattttattttttagagtcagaaaatttttagaatattaggcacagaattaattaaaatgataaatCAATAAGTTAGTTAAATGTGAAGAAAANNNNNNNNNNNNNNNNNNNNNNNNNNNNNNNNNNNNNNNNNNNNNNNNNNNNNNNNNNNNNNNNNNNNNNNNNNNNNNNNNNNNNNNNNNNNNNNNNNNNNNNNNNNNNNNNNNNNNNNNNNNNNNNNNNNNNNNNNNNNNNNNNNNNNNNNNNNNNNNNNNNNNNNNNNNNNNNNNNNNNNNNNNNNNNNNNNNNNNNNNNNNNNNNNNNNNNNNNNNNNNNNNNNNNNNNNNNNNNNNNNNNNNNNNNNNNNNNNNNNNNNNNNNNNNNNNNNNNNNNNNNNNNNNNNNNNNNNNNNNNNNNNNNNNNNNNNNNNNNNNNNNNNNNNNNNNNNNNNNNNNNNNNNNNNNNNNNNNNNNNNNNNNNNNNNNNNNNNNNNNNNNNNNNNNNNNNNNNNNNNNNNNNNNNNNNNNNNNNNNNNNNNNNNNNNNNNNNNNNNNNNNNNNNNNNNNNNNNNNNNNNNNNNNNNNNNNNNNNNNNNNNNNNNNNNNNNNNNNNNTTCAtcgaataaataaatcaattttgataagAACTGCAATCAATCAAAAAGTCAATTTAGATGATTCAgatcaatcaaaaattaatttgggttagaaaaataatcaattttgttaaacataaaaacaaattttaaaagagAATCACTTTGGGTCAGTGAATAACCCAATTTCGGTCAGATATACAGTCGTcttcagcacaccttttagatcagaaaaacttcaagaaatcaaaattcacgtccctttctttctcaatcattttgcataagtctctctctctctatttttggtactcttcttcttcttttaaacatcaaaacaaattcaatttaattcaatctaaATTTGAAAGCGAAATGGTGGAATAGAATGAGAATGAGAATGAggtagtaaattttaatttcatgaaattatcttgATCAAAAAGATG is from Phlebotomus papatasi isolate M1 chromosome 1, Ppap_2.1, whole genome shotgun sequence and encodes:
- the LOC129809833 gene encoding histone-lysine N-methyltransferase Su(var)3-9, producing the protein MATTEGQTTGQPNLHKQDLAQLDITKLTPLSPEVISRQATINIGTIGHVAHGKSTVVKAISGVQTVRFKNELERNITIKLERISNDTIKELTTSSQKLRAFLKENYPECLNGRQHAKRRRSSSVSSSSSSAKRVRYNSSNSSPYSVVSKAHRGVLKEINARKSSYTVEAIREINAIGKSPVFNVKWVGYSEKKNTWEPLEHVKSCAVFEEWLEHELAENKETIEEIMREIETSTDELEGLEDPKTRTKVNDTMMVKLSKYDGFLLDSYLLLLALHRITGTRNAKLTRHMQSTARKQLELRKLHRDRQEQLKALGEWEAELNRIDKFGGIMVVNEVDLEMPPTNFHYINKSFAGANIDIPDDPLIGCECEDGCNGRTQCCGKMSGSSLFAYTKKRLRLPEGTPIYECNRRCKCGEECPNRVAQNGRKFRLCIFKTDNGRGWGVRTLETIYPGQFIGEYVGEIITHDEAETRGQLYDERGVTYLFDLDFNGADQPYSVDAIEYGNATHFINHSCDPNCGVWAVYVDCLDPNIPHLCLFALRRIAAGEELSFDYIKGVSGEGKQLGRCLCGTEKCRQFVF